Below is a window of Schistocerca cancellata isolate TAMUIC-IGC-003103 chromosome 4, iqSchCanc2.1, whole genome shotgun sequence DNA.
cacattatttaatttatatgacatttgagaggtaatataacaaaaaaattaccatttctatttgcatgaagtttcaatttatgttttccatgtgtctatgacaaataccatcctacAACATGTGATGTTGAGAGCACACCCGAcaagtaattgtacattactcttgtggtctggcacactGTGACTTAtcatattactgattgtgaataacgtcattcatatcattatttatcaaggtttgacttgggctttctgAGCCCATCCATCGTCCTCAAAAAATGAATTACAAATAGCAAATAGTCAAATATTATGAAATTCacaacaacttcatgaaaatgcatgtgtgttttcattatattacctctcatgtGCCAAAAATTAAATAAGTAAGTGGTAGGTGGGATTAGAACCGTTGCGTCAGCCACAAACCACATGCAAACCATGAACGCTAACTGGTTGACCACCACAACTTCTTACGAAAAGCCCCTTCGCATCAGTTATATAACAGGtgagtaaaacttctcttgcaattttcttggaattgccagaGTATTGCACCTTACAAGTTGCAAATTATGTTGCAGtaatggcctactgaaggtgtacaaagtttgaagtaaatccgtgatcccaacattGTGGCATCCCCTCGTTAGCATAAAAAGCCCAAAAAACTACATACATCGGTAATGAAAACCCCAACATGTGACAaagacagaaaattaaaacttgAGGTTAATTTAGTTAGTGTGTGTTATGCATATTTTCACCTGCAAACATAAGACTTTTCTATGAAAATTAAGTTTCACCTCATTCTTGCATCTGATATATCAACATTGTTATGTTACAAATTAATATATTATTTCGTCCACTACCTAAATGAAATTATCTTGCTATGTCATTAGCTATACAAATCAGCTGTTTAATTCTTATGATTTCTTACAACTGACATTACCAAAATAGCCTGTCAGGTAAGAGCGTGGATGGCCCACTCAAACGTTTTACTTTACCAAGAGCAAGAGTGTAAATTCAATATTAGCAAACTTTTCAATTCCGAACGATTCTTTGCCTGCTTGCTGCATGTAATTGCAGTACCATTTTATTAATTAACTTACATGTGAATGCAGAATTTACATTGCAGTTGTGTGTGTTAAATACTGACAACACAATCAGCACCGAGATATAATACAATCTTTATCATATTTACGTATATATTGGAGTATAGTCCTATTCATTCCTCCTTTCATGCTAGGCACAGTGCAGCAGTACTATGGGCTAAACAAGGATGGAAAATTTATTATGAGCACTTTTCAGAAGCTGTTGTCACAGTTGCCGGAGGGAAATCatatggcatgggttgtgaagttGACATTTCTGATTTGCATGGTATGCTGTGTAGCACGTTTTGTCACTGACAAGTCAAAACATtcctttggccacagtttggtggcagCCATTCATATGAAtaacagctggttggtggtcatgccTATATAAAACACTGCAGCAGATATGATAAATGATGTCGCAGCTGTTACTAGTGGCCAGAATGATTGTAATGGCAGAATTCTTTTCACTCACCACCAGCATCTGGATTCTCGTCTATTGGTGATCTAGCTTTATTCTGTTACTTGCTGGTGGCTCAGTATGTACGTACCAGACTACAACTCAAAAAATCTAGCATTTGATCCCCACTGGATCCACATACTTTTTCCTCCTGGATTCAATCCCTAGTACAACTTTTGATTTTTTCTGTCACTGTGTGATTGATTCTTTCACTTCTTGTAATGATCATTTAATGTACAAAATGCCCAGCTGCACTCTGAAACAGAGTCTATGTTACACTGTAGGTCTCTTCGGGCTGGCTATTTCAGTTTAAAGGTAAGAGGAAAGCCAGGGCATATCTACTCCAACAGGATCATGTCGAGTACAGCACTGAGTTGTGGGCAGCTTTATCTTTTTTTTATCCTGCCTTCCCAAGCTTCCTCCCCTCTAACCTAATGCACAACAGCCAACTACTTCAGCTGTACCTGGTGAGAGCTTTCTCCTAGTGCAACATTCCTATATTTCTCCCCTGCTGTCCATTCTTTTGGTCATCACTCTGACATCCGCCCTGCTTACTCTATGCAAGGCAACCACTTCCTGTACAGCTCTTTATGTTGCTTGCTaagtgaaactttcactctgcagttgagtgcACACCATTTCTGAAACTTCCctataaaactgtgtgctggatgggGACTTGACCCTGAATTTTATGGATAATGCTCATACTGACTGATCTATCCAGGCAACTTAAACTTTTTACTTAGTCTTCTCAGTACCATCATCACATGAAAAAAAGAGtattgttaccaaaattttgatcagTTCTTGCTTATAATGCTTAAATTCTTCAAAAAGATTTTGATTTGTTTGTAGATGTTCCACATGACAAGATTATTCAtaaaagtttatttttcttcacaTCATCTACTTTTCAATCATCAATGAAGTAACAATCACCCCCCTAGACGACTAATATTTTTGTGCAGAAAAAGGTCACAAATTATGATTCTATGTACTGATTAATCACTCTGTACCTAGATATCTATCATTGATTCTAACTTTTCTTCATATGACTTTTTCCTATGTGATATTCAAATTAAGCATAAGAATGGTTCACTATGGATTAATTCCACTCCCTATGCCAGATGACTTTTGAACAAAAAATAATTGCATTAAAATAcaatatttccagttttatttcatATTCAATTCATAAGTAGAATTCTTGGAGTCTTGTCTCcatttcaagttttttttattGCTCCTATTCAAGATTGTGTCAATGTTCATACCTCATCAAATTGACCATGTTGTAGCTTCCCATAATAATCGATTCTTTTCTCTGATATAGCTATTTCAACGACTAACTTTCGTCAGGTCCTCCTTCAAGCACATTTTTCTCATCCTCTGTGTTTTCAGACCACATAGATATTCTCATCTTCCAGCTTCTATCTGTCACAGTTGCTAATATTTCTTTTAGCACATTGTTTTCCACCTATGGCTTAGTTGTCAGCTACCTTTCCCCCTTTAACTATTCTGTTGCATCTCCCACAAGCAGCACAAGGCTTTCTTCCGTCATTTAACTATTCTACAAATAATTtcgaagttttgtgtgtgtgtgtgtgtgtgtgtgtgtgtgtgtgtgtgtgtgtgtgtgtgtgagagagagagagagagagagagagagagagagagagagagagagagaggggggggggtgtcttatCTTAATAAATTAATTAGGAAGACAAATATATTCTTGGCAGCACAATTTCGCCCTTTCTACACCAAATTATGATTACATAAGTAAAAGTGAGAGTCATTTTTTGTCCTAACACTGTGTTTGTTAATTCACCTACTGGACTTTTCTTTCCGAATTCTGAATGATTGCTAGTGATAAACTTTTTAATGGAGGAAATGTACTGAGAAGTTTTTAGCATGCAGCGTTGCTTAAATAGTTGTTTGTGGGACGTTTTGCGAGTATGCCAGGTGTATTCATGTTTTGAAGGAATCCCCGTCACCTGTCAATTGCTCCCCAAGCAAATATCAGATGGCAGATATTAGAACCAACAAAATTAAGCAGTTACAACAAAGTTGAGTTTATGTTTTGTGATAGGGGCAACTGCTTGTTATGGGCCAAATTTCAAGAACGGAATGTTTTTTACTATAAGCACTGCAGATCCAATACGCCACTGGATGTCATACCCTACTGTTTCATAAAGGTATCGAAACTTCGTATTATTCTGAACACACCATCACAATATTTCCAGACAAAGCGCCCCAACACCATGCAGGGGAAATAAAACTATGCTAGACCTCAAACACCATCTTTAAAAGTCAAAACGGAACATTACTGGAACTGGAAACAACGTTAAagacaaatatttctaataatatttACCCTCCATCACAAATTTCATCCAGAGCCAGCATTACTATATCCAAGTTTTCCAGGACGACtcgtttttccacattttttctaaGGATCTGACTGACAGCGTCATACAGGCAATTCAGTACACTCACAAGAATTAACTGAAATGATTCAAGAAATCAAGAATCAGTGTATATGATAAAAAAAGCATAAGGTTAGTACACTGAAATACAaaagtatttgtaattgtaatcaaatATATAAGGAAACTCAGAAAATGCATTTAAGTATGCTACCAAAACAGAATTTTACTCAATTCATGTTTTTCGGTGTCTTATGGTTTTAGGTTACACAAAATAAAGAATGCATTAACAGTCAGACAACTAGCTCAGTTTTGGAGAGGTCAATTAAGGAATAAACTGCAGCCCTGTTGAAGCCAATTTGCTGTATCTCTCACCCTGTTGCaactaaaatatttgtaaaatcaaGTTGGCCATAGAGAGTCAGCAACACTGTAGCTCATCTGTCAGCAGAAGGCTCACAAACTGCAATGTTTTTATGAAATGAAACAGCTGATGGTGCACACCAATACATCAGACACAAAGGAACTCCTATAGTGTTGCAGCAAGCAAATATCTTTCTCAATCTGCAGACCACATAATTTTAAGCCATtcacaaacaataacacacaaaactgacaatttttttgcTTCTGTACTATTATTTGGAATGTGTTTTTGACGGACTGATATGTAGTGTAGCTCAAGGCATGGGTCAGACTGGAAGGTGAGTTTGGTTGCAAGTTGtcgaagccaatgaatgtgattTTATGATAACAACTATATTCTTGTTATGATAggtattttacacatatttgatttttgtaagttgttTTTGTCTGCCAATTTCACAGTATGATGCATCAACGAACTGGTGGTATCAGCAGGTTCGGTATCTCCGCAAACTATACGTACAAACGTACCCTATTTACATTGTTCCAACATAAATGGACTTGGACTCTATATAACTTTCTCAAAGAAAGTCCTACAGATACACCGATCATGGAAATTCAATGCCTGTGGCATTGGCAGACAAGATGTGAACACGGACTGAAGCTTTTCTAGTTTCAATTCACTGTGTGCTTTTTCAGACTATGCACTGGCCACAACAAGCGAGAAAAACCTGTCTGCAGCAACCTCTTCTCCATTCAAAAATAAAGTAATGATTGAGTAAAATCACACAAAATGTGAAACACAATATCTGTAAGCGAGAAATGATTCAATTCTTTTATATTTCAAGTTGTAATATACTTTTATTTCTTAATGTTTTCATTCCATTTGTATGGTCTTacttcatgattttttttattacactCTGTATGTTAATTCACCACTTTTAACTGTGCATAATCTTGCCAATGGCTGTACGCTCAATCTACTTTGATTCTGAAACAGTTTTGTATAAAATTAAATAGTGTAAAAAATCTGCTGCATCCATGACTATgttgaaagaattttaaaaaatatttaagctgGTCATTACATGTTAATTCTTACAAATTGAGGCATTTTGGAGGAATTGCTCAATAAAGTGAACTGACATTTTGTCAGTAGTTCAGTAGCAGTGCTCTAGGGAAGgcaacagaaattattttaattgttaCCTGATGATAGATCAAAGCTGCTGAAAGACATCACAATagataagtaataaaattaattattggttatTGAGTTTTGTAGGGCAGGTATAGAGTAAAACCTGAGACACACAGTTCCCACAAAAACAAACTTTTAATTGAAGTGATTATAAACAACATAATCTAATAAATGAGAATAGGAAgtgaaaagtttgcaacaaaacATGGACCGAAATTAACCTTGATTAGAGATAAAAAAACAGTGCCCAACTGGATACAATGGGTTATCTGTGTGTTTTTAAGGATGGAACCAAAGTTAGGGCTTAATGACTTGAGGTGAAGAGAGAGTAGTGGAACTCAGAAGGCCAACATTTCATGGAAAGCTCTTGTAAAAACAAGTGTGACGATGGTGAAAAATTGCCTGAAATGATTCCAAGAATTCTTCAACGTTTCTCATGCAACACACTTCTACATAATTACAGCCCACTCACGGAGTTACAACGATATCCACTGGGTTTCCTATTTTATACTGAGGCATGTAAGACTTGAAAGCATCTTCCACTGATTCATATGCTGCATTTGTTTCTTTCATACTAATAAGTGCAAAAGACTGTTCCACATCCGAAAGAAAAGACATTGTACATAACTTCTTTGTTTCCAGAGTAATAAAACAGCATTACTCATTTTCTTTATCTTGTAAAATTCAGTTTACAAAGTTAAAGTTAATTTTAGTATGCATGAAATTATACTGATCTCTCTGGTTATATCACTTCCTTACAATTGGCAAGAGGACTGAGGATATGGTAATATCAACTTGTCTTAGAAATATATGAAGAACTGTACCAAACAACCTGTTATACTCACCTCATTCTCTTGGGAACTGCCCattacatagaaaaaaagatcaaCGTTTGACCTGTACACACATGTCAAACCATCCAACATTATAATTTCTGCATTAGCCCTGTGCGTTTTGGTGAAAAGatttttttcaaaagttttttGCTCTTTCGCAGATGGAAATATATTTTTGTCATAGTATTTTGCAaggatcctatttccatcattgtCAAGTATTGCAATGCCTTTCACAGTGTACAGGCTCGGTTCCTAAAAAATCAGAAGTGTcgattaataaaaatatgaaaacaaaaaaaattataattagaaGGTAAATAACACATTGGAATAATatgtacatacactgatgagccaaaacattacaaccacctgctcaatagcttgtttgtccatgtttcgaacaaaatacatcactgattctgcatatcagggatctggtaggtttgtggaggtatgtggcattagatgtctacacacgtATTATGTAATTCACTcaaataatgggccactgatttgcgtacatcAAGCGAAATAGATCACCAAGACATCAaggcgagttcactataatgttcctcaaagcaCTATAGCAAACACAGTTCTGGCTCCAAGATAGAGACAATTATAGCAATGAAAGATGACATCACTATCAGGGAaagcatcaagcatgaagggatgcaggtggttcgcagctgtgtgTCAGTGACTtcaattactaccataggtcccatgcaagcgcaggagaatgtctcccacagcataatactgcttccaccagcaTGCACCCATGGCGCATTGCACATTTCGAGCTGCTGTTCATCTCGATGAGTGACTGTGCGCACAACCATCGCCCTCGTGAtgcaaaatgtgattcacccaaagagccgacattTCCATTGATTAACAGTTAAATCCTGGTGGCCCCGTGGTCACTGCAACCTTAAATGACGATGTTGTTGTGTCAATATGTGatcacataggggtggtctgctgcagagctccatgcttAATGATGTatatgaacagtgtgctccaaaacacttgcgtgtgcaccagcattgtgatctttcagcagagatgccacaaatcaccatcttttccactttacagagcaaacaagcctccgaaccccatgttttGTGATGAGCATTAGTTTCTTTGGCTTACTCTTTCCATAAATGCTCACGGCAGCAGCACGTTAACATTGGGCAAGCTTTGTCGTTAACAAGcctttcacaggctctgcataataataatctgccctttgtcaaagttgctttctCAATGGACCTGcacatttgcaacccatatcttcgctagagtgatcctcTGTCGGTATCTGCTCCAATTACATACTTTTCTTATGTCATGCGCTACAATGTCAGGTGACGAGATGGCAAGAAGTCATTCGTGGTCTTCTCAAAGGAACCACGCCAGCATTAATCCTGGCACTGCCAAGGAAGGGGCTTTATAGGCCCACTGACTTAATAATTACACGTTGTATCAACGTCTTTTGATAAATGAACTTGAAATCAAAGCTTGTTATCCATTACTGCATTTACAACTGAGTGCTTATAGAATTTGTTAATTAAAATCCATttatctgattttattctcatacgCCTTAGAAGCCTCCCACCCATCAGTAACACTAGGGATAGATTTCAGGTCATTGTGGAGTATGTGGtattagataaatttaaatatttaaaattaaatgatCTTTTGCACTGTCGTCTTCAAACATATTTTTAAGAaaccgttttttttattttcactgtttctGGTACTGTTGAACAAGTGACATGAATAGACAATGTTTACACTATAGTTCTATTGAAGGAGTGCTTGAAGTCTTGAATGAATCAGATGTAGATAAAAATGAAGTGGATGATAGTATGGAGATACACTGCCTGAGAATGAAGATGATGTTCAGCCCAACCTACCAGATGCTAATAGCAACTTTTATAAATTCATCGCCAAAAGTGGATGTGAGTATGTTATAGAGCCATCTCGATAATATCagtgttctgtacaaaatatagtgcgggGCAGAATGAGGCtaagacaacaaagaaaaactaaGTCTCTGTAAGAGGCTTCTCGACCAGATATTCAACACACTGATgaaatgagttattttgttatatttggCACTtcctaatcatgggttcaaatcatgataagatacctgtccaagatttatggtctatgCTTCAGGCCCACCAAGTGTACTAAGGACCACTTAGCCCAACCAGATTTTTTGAACCGAGTAAAATGTTGAGGCCTGATGATAAGAATACAAGAGAATCCCGGGTCAACATGCTACAGGGAATATGTCTTTGTTCCATGGTCACTGCCCATTCAAAGTACttctaaaaaaaaaactgaaaaatgtggcATTTTAATTAGAATGCTGTCCGATTCCGGAACTAGATACGTGGTCAGCATGGACGTCCATACAGGAAAGTCTGGAAATGAACAGCATCTAAATGGACCAATGGATATTGTAAAGAGATCAATAATATCCATCAATAAATCAGGTCGCAGTGTTACCACAGGTGAGAAAGCAAAGTGACTGCTGTTGATGTTTTTGACTTATCACTGGGGTGATTAGTGAAGACTCAAAGAAGACTAATCTTTTTCTTTTATAACACCAAAAAGGGAAGTGTGGACACGAATAATAAGGCCTCATGTACACAAACGGGCCTGAAATTTGTACAGGCTTCAGAAGCGGCATTACAGAAGCATCTGATTCCACCTGTCtgatttgacccatgacatcaatATGGTGGAAATGCCTACTTCCAGTGTATGCAAAGGGGAATTTAGGGtagggacaagctaaatatacaagaatgaaaaacaccCCACCATACCAAAActaataatatatataaaaaaattaatttacagcattccactacaacaaaaccaaaggaATCTGACATTTCCCTCGGCCTCTATAGCTCAACCGCAGCTATCCATATCAGAAAACCAACACCTAC
It encodes the following:
- the LOC126183849 gene encoding coatomer subunit zeta-1 — translated: MDCSYMEPSLYTVKGIAILDNDGNRILAKYYDKNIFPSAKEQKTFEKNLFTKTHRANAEIIMLDGLTCVYRSNVDLFFYVMGSSQENELILVSVLNCLYDAVSQILRKNVEKRVVLENLDIVMLALDEICDGGIIMEADPSALVSRVALRVDDIPLGDQTVSQVFQSAKEQFKWPILK